A region of the Methanobrevibacter sp. genome:
ATTTTATCAATGATTTAAAAGAAGTCAATAGGGTTCTTAAAAAAGATGGATTGGTATTTTTCTGTAATGAAGCGGTTTACAGAGAAGGTGAAATGGAAAAATATGATGATTTGGTAGAACTTCTTGACATGAAAATATACTCCGAAGATGTCTTGAAGGAATCTCTTGAAAAAACAGGTTTTAAAGATTTTAAAGCTTATGTTGATGAAGATAATGATTGGATATGTATTTTAGCTAGAAAAGTTTAAGGTAATAATATGGCTAATAAGGTTAGAACTGCATTTGCAAATATGGGTTGGATGATGGTTTCCCAAATCATAGCCAGCGTCTGTGCATTTGTCTGGACAATTGTCACAGCATGGTATTTGGGTCCTTCTGATTATGGTGCCTTTGGTGCTGCAGTTTCTTTTGCTGCACTTTTTGGTATTATAATTGATTTTGGTCTTCCAACTTATCTTGTTCGAGCCATTTCCACGGATTTTGAAAATGAACATTTGTATATGGACAATGCAGTTTCTTTAAAGCTGTTCCTTTCTGTTTTGTATATTACGGCGGTATACATTGCATTATTAGTTCTTGGATGGGAAAGTAAGCTAATCATAATCTGTTTGTTGGTTGCTTTTGAAAATCTAATCAAGTCTTATCATGCTGTCCTGTTTTCTTCATTCCAGGCACACGAGAAGATGAAATATCAGGCAATCACCAATACGGTCCTAAATGTCCTGACATTGATATTCATTATTTTGGTTACATTCACAGACTTTGCATTGATGGGAATAGTTTTTGCTTATATTTTTGCCAACTTCATTGCCTTGCTTTATGAGATTTATGCTCTTGAAAAGTATACTGTCAGGCCGAATCTGTCTTTTGATTTTAAATTTTATAAAGTTTTATTAAAAGCGGGCCTTCCATTTGCTTTAACTGGAATGTTTTATACAATATACTACTCAATTGACTTGGTCATGATTACCCAATTTTCAACAACTTATGCAACAGGGCTTTATAACTCAGCATATAAGCTAATCACGGTCCTATCATTGTTTTATACAATCTACACTTCTGTAATTTTCCCGGTCATGAGTAAGATGTTTGTCGATGAAAAAAATCTGTTGAATTTCAGTTTTGTCAAATCTATCAAATACTTGTCATTAATCACGATACCGATTGCCGTTTTCACTATATTTTACGGCTATGACATCATTGCGATTTACGGCGCTGAATATATTGAGGCAGGTGGTGTTTTAAAGATATTGATTTGGACAGTCTGTTTCCTGTTTATCAATGGGGCATGTTCAATGGTTTTAAATGCATCTCACAAGGAGTATTCAGTAACAAAAATCTATACAGCAGCGGCCATTTTCAACATTTGCCTGAATATGGTTTTAATACCTAAATATGATGTTTATGGGGCTTCCGTTGCGACTGTTTTGAGTGAAATTCTAATATTGATATTGGAATTCTACATGCTCAGAAAGATCAACCAGCTTCCGGACAGGCATCTTGTTTTCGATGTCATTAAAATATGTGTTGCATCAGGTGTTTTGGGAATTGTTTTATATGTCCTCAATTTGAATATGTGGGTTGCAATGCCGGTTTCAATAGTGGTCTACTTTGCTGTTATTCTATTAATCAGAACAGTTGATCAGGATGACAAATTGATAATTAAACAGATAATTGGAAGATAATGCAAAACTTTATATAATATTAAAACATAAGTTAATTTGTTGTTAGTTTTTATGCGGTGTTAGTCCAGCCTGGTTAAGACTCTAGCCTGCCACGTTAGCGACCCGGGTTCAAATCCCGGACGCCGCACTTTTTTGCAGTTGTGGTATAGTCTGGTTATTACTTGGGCCTTCCAAGCCTACAACCCGGGTTCGAATCCCGGCAACTGCATTTGCAAAAAATACTTTTTTTAAAATTCTTATTTTGTTTAAAAAATAGCTATTTTTTAGTTAATTTTATATAATAATAAATAGATAATAGTAATAATTAAATTAATTTTTAATGTCTTTCAAGATTATTATTTAAGGTGATTTAATGGTAGGAATAGTAGGATATGGGGCACATGTGCCATCATATAGAATTAAGGTAGAGGAAATTGCAAAGGTATGGGGTGATGACCCTGTGGCTTTGTCAAATGGATTGGTTGTTAATGAAAAATCCGTTCCTTCTGCTGATGAAGATACTGCAACTATTGCAGTTACTGCTGCTAGATATGCTCTAGCAAGAGCTCAAATTGACCCAAGCAAGATAGGTGCTGTTTATGTTGGTTCCGAATCACATCCTTATGCAGTAAAGCCAACAGCTTCCATTGTTGCCGAAGCTGTTTGCGCAACTCCAAAATTGACTGCTGCCGATTTGGAATTCGCCTGTAAGGCAGGAACAGCAGGAATTCAAATGAATATGGGTCTTGTCGAGTCTGGAATGATAGAATATGGATTGGCTATTGGTGCTGATACTTCACAGGGTGCACCTGGAGATGCTCTTGAATACACTGCATCTGCAGGCGGTGCAGCTTATGTAATAGGTAAGGACAACACAATAGCTGATATAGATCACACATGCAGTTTCACAACAGACACTCCTGACTTCTACAGAAGGGAAGGTCAGGACTATCCGTCTCATGGAGGCCGTTTTACAGGAGAGCCTGCTTACTTCAAGCATGTTTTAAGTGCGGCCAAAATGCTGTTTGATGAAACTGATTCAAAACCTGAAGATTATGATTACGCTTGTTTCCACCAACCTAACGGTAAGTTTTACCTAAGGGCTGGTAAAAAATTAGGATTCACATCCGAACAGATAAAACAGGGTCTTTTAACTCCTAATATTGGAAACACTTATTCCGGCGCTGTGCCTTTGGCATTGTCCAATATTCTGGATGTCGCTAATCCTGGAGATAAAATATTTGTCATCTCATACGGATCAGGTGCGGGAAGTGACGGATTTACAATAACAGTAAAAGATGAAATTGTCGAACGTAGAGAATTGGCTCCAAAAACACAGGAAATAATCGATGATAAGACATACGTTGATTATGCTGTTTATGCTAAATTCAAGGGCAAAATTAAAATGTAAGGGGGCTTAAATATGAGAGATGTTGCGATTATAGGAGTTTCACAAACCAAATTTGGTGAATTATGGGATTCTTCATTTAGGGATTTGATTGCTGAAGCAGGTATAAAAGCTTTGGTTGATGCTGAAATTGATGGTAATGATATTGAAGCGATGTTTGTGGGGAACATGTCTTCAGGACTATTCGTAGAACAGGAACACATTGCCGCACTTATTTCCGACCACGTGGGTCTTAATCCGGTTCCAACCACAAGGGTTGAAGCTGCCTGCGCTTCCGGTGGATTGGCCCTAAGGCAGGGAATCATGGCAGTCGCATCCGGTTTTCATGATGTGGTGATTTCTGCAGGTGTTGAAAAAATGACAGATGTTGTCGATGCCACTCCGGCTATTGCCACCGCTTCAGACCAGGAATGGGAAGCACAGCAAGGGGCTACATTCCCGTCATTATATGCAATGATTGCAAAAAGGCACATGCATGAATACGGCACTACCCGTGAGCAGCTGGCGCAATTTTCAGTTGTAAACCACAAGAACGCATCCAAAAACCCAAATGCGCAGTTCCCATTTGAAATCACAGTGGACAAAGTTATAAATTCAACCATGGTGGCAGACCCATTGACATTGCTCGATTGTTCTCCAGTCACTGATGGGGCAGCAGCCATTGTGATGGTGCCTGCTGAAAAGGCCAAGGAATACACAGACACTCCAATTTATGTAAGAGCTTCTGCACAGGCTTCTGGAACATTAACATTACATGATAGAAAAGACATTACCACCATTGAATCCACCAAAGTAGCTTCCAGAAAGGCTTATGAAATGGCAGGAGTAGACATAAAAGACATTGACGTGACAGAAGTGCATGACTGTTTTTCAATCAACGGACTTTTGGCAGTTGAAGACTTGGGCTTTGTTGAGAAAGGTAAGGGCGGAATTGCTATTGAAGAAGGTCAAACAGAAATCGATGGTGATTTCCCAATTAACTCATCAGGTGGTCTCAAGGCACGTGGACACCCATTGGGTGCTACAGGCATTGCCCAGGCTGCTGAAATCGTATGGCAGCTTAGAGGGGAAGCCGGCGGACGTCAAGTGGATGGTGCAGAAATCGGTATGACTCACAACATTGGAGGTACCGGAGGTACTGCAGCAGTGCATATTTTCGGAAGAGATTTATAAATCTCTTTTACTTTTTCTTTTTTTTCATGATAATTAATACAGGCTCAAGAACTGACATTCCCGCTTTTTTTAGTGACTGGTTTTTAAATAGAATAGATGAGGGTTTTGTCTGCACTAGAAATCCCTATAATGAGGATATCTATAGGTATCCATTGGACTCCAAGATTGTCGACTGCTTGTGCTTTTGCACTAAAAATCCAAAGCCGTTACTTAGGAATTTGGATAAATTAAATGATTTCAATCAGTTTTGGTTTGTTACGATAACGCCTTACGGAAAGGACATTGAACGCAATGTTCCTAGTTTTAAAAGGGTTATAAAATCGTTTAAGGAACTTTCACAAACTTTGGGAGTTAATAAAGTCTCTTGGAGATATGATCCGATTTTCATAACCGAAAAGTATGATTTGGATTTTCATATTGATATGTTTGAAGAGTTGGCATCCCCATTGTCAGATTTCACTAATGACTGCACAATTAGTTTCATTGATTTATATGCAAAGGTTTTAAGGAATTTTCCGGATGCTTGTGAGGTTACAACTGAAGAGCGGCTAATAATTGGTGATGAGTTTTCTAGAATAGCTAAAAAATATGATATCCAAATGAAAACATGTGTTGAAGGAACATTGCTTGACCAGTTTGGATTTGACTCATCCGGATGCATGACCAAGCAAGTTATTGAAAAGGCAATTGGGAATAATTTAAAGATTCCTAAGGGAAAATACAGAATTCGAGATTGTGATTGCATATTCGGAAGGGATATTGGAGCATATAACACTTGCCTTCATGGATGCAAATACTGTTATGCAAATTTCTCGACTAAGTCTGTTAAAATGAATTTCAGGCTTCATAATCCTGATTCACCCTTGCTGATTGGGGATGTTAAAGATGGGGATGTTGTAAAAGAAGTTAATGAACCTAGCTATATTGATGCTCAAACTAGATTGATGTAGTTTTTAGTTAGGCCTTTGATATTTGATGTTCATAGAATGCATTTGAAAATCAATCTTACAGAATTGTGGTGTTCTTGCAGTATTATGTAAAAATTCCATCCAAAAATTTAATCGTTTGGAAAGCAAATATAAAATTAAGTTCATGTTTAAGTTTGAATGTTAAAATATTTTTTAAGATAATATGTTGGAGGATTAATAAGTATGAATGAAAAGGCTAACGAAAATTCGTGGTTTCCGTTAATAGTTGTGGCTTGTGCTTCATTTATTATAGTGTTGGACTCTTTCTTCATGAATGTTAGCATTTCTCGAATTGTTGTTGATTTGAATGCTGATGTTAGTACTATTCAAATGATTGTGTCGTTTTGTACTCTTATCACTGCTGCGTTTATACTGTTCAGTACCAAACTTCAGGACATAGTTGGTAAAAAGAAACTGTTTGTAATTGGTGCTGCACTTTTTGGTATAGGAATATTTGCTGCAGTATTAAGTTCAAGTGTTACAATGTTTTTTGTCGGATGGGCAGCGATTAAAGGTGTTGCTGCGGCATTAATGCTGCCTGCCATAGTTTCAATAATAAGCGGAATATATTCCGGCAGAAAGCGTACAATTGCTTTGGCAACTCTCGGGGTAATGGCAGGACTTGCAGATATTTTAGCTCCGCTCCTTGGTGGGCTTATTACAACTTTTTTCAGCTGGAGATACACTTTCGCATTTGAATTAATATTCATTTTATTTATTTTAGTAATGCAAAATAAAATACCTGATTTTAAGCCTACTGAATCTAAAAGCGATCTTGATATTATTGGTGCTATATTTTCCGGTATATGTCTTCTTTTGCTTGTGCTTGGTATTTTGACTCTGACTAATGATGTTGCTACCAGCATAATTGAGATAATTTTGGGATTGATAGTCTTAGCAATCTTTATATGGTTTGAACTCAAAAGAAAAAGGTCAGGCAAGGTGCCATTGCTTGATGTTGAATTATTTAGAGACAAAAATTTGCGTATAGGTACATCTATTAAGTTATTATATAATATTGTAATATCAGGAACATTTTTTGTAATGGTTCTGTTTTTCCAAAGTGTATTGCAGTTAAATCCATTCGATACTGGTTTGGCTTCACTTCCATTTGTTATGGCTTTGTTTATTTTTTCATTGACCGCTCCAAATCTAATAGGAAAACTGAATCACAAGACACTCATGGCAATAGGATGTATAATATCTATT
Encoded here:
- a CDS encoding thiolase domain-containing protein — its product is MRDVAIIGVSQTKFGELWDSSFRDLIAEAGIKALVDAEIDGNDIEAMFVGNMSSGLFVEQEHIAALISDHVGLNPVPTTRVEAACASGGLALRQGIMAVASGFHDVVISAGVEKMTDVVDATPAIATASDQEWEAQQGATFPSLYAMIAKRHMHEYGTTREQLAQFSVVNHKNASKNPNAQFPFEITVDKVINSTMVADPLTLLDCSPVTDGAAAIVMVPAEKAKEYTDTPIYVRASAQASGTLTLHDRKDITTIESTKVASRKAYEMAGVDIKDIDVTEVHDCFSINGLLAVEDLGFVEKGKGGIAIEEGQTEIDGDFPINSSGGLKARGHPLGATGIAQAAEIVWQLRGEAGGRQVDGAEIGMTHNIGGTGGTAAVHIFGRDL
- a CDS encoding hydroxymethylglutaryl-CoA synthase, with protein sequence MVGIVGYGAHVPSYRIKVEEIAKVWGDDPVALSNGLVVNEKSVPSADEDTATIAVTAARYALARAQIDPSKIGAVYVGSESHPYAVKPTASIVAEAVCATPKLTAADLEFACKAGTAGIQMNMGLVESGMIEYGLAIGADTSQGAPGDALEYTASAGGAAYVIGKDNTIADIDHTCSFTTDTPDFYRREGQDYPSHGGRFTGEPAYFKHVLSAAKMLFDETDSKPEDYDYACFHQPNGKFYLRAGKKLGFTSEQIKQGLLTPNIGNTYSGAVPLALSNILDVANPGDKIFVISYGSGAGSDGFTITVKDEIVERRELAPKTQEIIDDKTYVDYAVYAKFKGKIKM
- a CDS encoding flippase; protein product: MANKVRTAFANMGWMMVSQIIASVCAFVWTIVTAWYLGPSDYGAFGAAVSFAALFGIIIDFGLPTYLVRAISTDFENEHLYMDNAVSLKLFLSVLYITAVYIALLVLGWESKLIIICLLVAFENLIKSYHAVLFSSFQAHEKMKYQAITNTVLNVLTLIFIILVTFTDFALMGIVFAYIFANFIALLYEIYALEKYTVRPNLSFDFKFYKVLLKAGLPFALTGMFYTIYYSIDLVMITQFSTTYATGLYNSAYKLITVLSLFYTIYTSVIFPVMSKMFVDEKNLLNFSFVKSIKYLSLITIPIAVFTIFYGYDIIAIYGAEYIEAGGVLKILIWTVCFLFINGACSMVLNASHKEYSVTKIYTAAAIFNICLNMVLIPKYDVYGASVATVLSEILILILEFYMLRKINQLPDRHLVFDVIKICVASGVLGIVLYVLNLNMWVAMPVSIVVYFAVILLIRTVDQDDKLIIKQIIGR
- a CDS encoding DUF1848 domain-containing protein, with protein sequence MIINTGSRTDIPAFFSDWFLNRIDEGFVCTRNPYNEDIYRYPLDSKIVDCLCFCTKNPKPLLRNLDKLNDFNQFWFVTITPYGKDIERNVPSFKRVIKSFKELSQTLGVNKVSWRYDPIFITEKYDLDFHIDMFEELASPLSDFTNDCTISFIDLYAKVLRNFPDACEVTTEERLIIGDEFSRIAKKYDIQMKTCVEGTLLDQFGFDSSGCMTKQVIEKAIGNNLKIPKGKYRIRDCDCIFGRDIGAYNTCLHGCKYCYANFSTKSVKMNFRLHNPDSPLLIGDVKDGDVVKEVNEPSYIDAQTRLM
- a CDS encoding MFS transporter; protein product: MNEKANENSWFPLIVVACASFIIVLDSFFMNVSISRIVVDLNADVSTIQMIVSFCTLITAAFILFSTKLQDIVGKKKLFVIGAALFGIGIFAAVLSSSVTMFFVGWAAIKGVAAALMLPAIVSIISGIYSGRKRTIALATLGVMAGLADILAPLLGGLITTFFSWRYTFAFELIFILFILVMQNKIPDFKPTESKSDLDIIGAIFSGICLLLLVLGILTLTNDVATSIIEIILGLIVLAIFIWFELKRKRSGKVPLLDVELFRDKNLRIGTSIKLLYNIVISGTFFVMVLFFQSVLQLNPFDTGLASLPFVMALFIFSLTAPNLIGKLNHKTLMAIGCIISIVGCLILSYQFKLNVNMLDLIPGQFLLGTGIGFMMALAADVALFDVPAEGQNNASGIITTGETLGSSLGTAIIGIILILGVMGGISTAVDTYAPDYSGDEQFHQEVYDYFQKLDTIEGQDSIVVNTADIIIQNAMATVMYGLAIVLAAMLIITLRIKNNNIKKQ